In Anaeromicrobium sediminis, a single genomic region encodes these proteins:
- a CDS encoding class I SAM-dependent methyltransferase, which yields MESQKSDPLLYDPKAIEIIGQLNYDFSTFEKKLSEYNAISWVVRAKTMDIAVQNFIEKHPKATIVNIGAGLDTTFERIDNGQIMWYDLDLPDSIEFRKKFISETKRRKYISKSVFDYSWFNDITSIHDNVLFLAAGVLMFFEEQELRQLFCKLASKFSNGEFFFDTLSREGLKYANDMMRNAGMKENLLSWGVDSAKEVSKWDDKIEVIDEFSYYKHTPRKASWNPTVISTMDLCDENKGANFYHLKFI from the coding sequence ATGGAAAGCCAGAAAAGTGATCCTCTATTATATGACCCAAAAGCCATTGAGATTATAGGTCAACTTAATTATGATTTTTCTACGTTCGAGAAAAAACTTAGTGAATATAATGCCATATCTTGGGTTGTTAGGGCAAAAACTATGGATATAGCTGTACAAAATTTTATTGAAAAACATCCAAAAGCTACTATCGTAAATATTGGTGCAGGTTTAGATACTACTTTTGAAAGAATAGATAACGGACAAATTATGTGGTATGACCTTGATCTTCCTGATTCAATAGAATTCAGAAAGAAGTTCATCTCAGAGACAAAACGTAGAAAGTATATTTCAAAATCAGTATTTGATTATAGTTGGTTTAATGACATAACTTCTATACATGATAACGTACTTTTTCTTGCGGCAGGTGTATTAATGTTTTTTGAAGAACAAGAATTACGTCAATTATTTTGTAAACTTGCATCAAAGTTTTCTAATGGAGAGTTTTTCTTTGATACTTTATCTAGAGAAGGATTAAAATATGCAAATGATATGATGCGTAATGCTGGTATGAAAGAGAATTTACTATCTTGGGGAGTTGATTCAGCTAAAGAAGTATCCAAATGGGATGATAAAATAGAAGTTATAGATGAATTTTCATATTATAAACATACGCCTAGAAAAGCTTCATGGAATCCCACAGTAATTTCAACGAT
- a CDS encoding chemotaxis protein CheX — MDVKLINPFVEAFLVVMPQIGFSDIKKGELSLKEKNIKIDGVMINLGMVGDVKGNVIYGMTIENAKAIASKMMMGMPVETLDDMAQSALSELSNMLTANASINFENMKINTNISTPTLMYGKDINIKVNVDKVLCVEVLADNIPIEINIAFNS, encoded by the coding sequence ATGGATGTAAAATTAATCAATCCATTTGTTGAAGCATTTTTGGTTGTAATGCCGCAGATTGGATTTAGTGACATAAAAAAAGGAGAACTCAGTTTAAAGGAGAAAAATATTAAAATTGATGGTGTAATGATTAATCTAGGCATGGTAGGAGATGTTAAAGGAAATGTGATCTATGGTATGACCATAGAGAATGCAAAAGCAATTGCTTCAAAAATGATGATGGGTATGCCCGTTGAAACATTAGATGACATGGCACAAAGTGCACTTTCTGAACTTTCTAATATGCTTACTGCAAATGCTAGTATTAACTTTGAGAATATGAAAATAAATACAAATATATCAACTCCCACATTGATGTATGGGAAAGATATTAATATAAAAGTTAATGTGGACAAAGTTTTATGTGTTGAAGTATTGGCTGACAATATTCCTATTGAGATTAATATTGCTTTTAATAGTTAA